From the genome of Phlebotomus papatasi isolate M1 chromosome 2, Ppap_2.1, whole genome shotgun sequence:
GATATGTTTAGAGGTGAGTTTCTTGCACAATTTTTCAAATACATCTAAGATTATTAaggttttatgtttttttttagtaaataaaatcatttcgaCATAAAAAGTATGAAATACACTTTCTACTCTATCTCTCTACATTTTTCTCTTGATTATTTTCTTTTGTCCATGGAAAGTAGGATTTATCAATCTTGTTGttgattcctttttttttaatctctaaAACTATTGGCAgttttttagtgtatttttttttaactgggaatatttttcttgtcgttttttttcaaatgggaatttttctgcacaaaaCGATGTTTTTTTATCTGTTACTTCTAAtatctatttgtttttttttctatatctattggtatttttatttatttagtattttataaaaaatgcaaCAGAAACAGGATCTTGAGAAAGTCGCGACCAGCGCActgttttgttcttttttttttccttgtctaTTCGAcgaaaattgcgaaaattatgcaaataattgtggtttttcataatatttcaagtttttcctatttgtttttgctttttatggatggcgatttttcttttatatcttTGCCGgcgagaaaaatattaaaacagctctcttttcgaaatattcacGACTTTTCCAACAACACCACACTTCTCTCGTACTAACTAGAATAACAatgaataaatttgaatataGAATTAACgtttataaatattaataattagttttttcttaatgtttttTCTTGCAAATAGTTTACTCTCTGATCAAGTGATGACGTGCAAAATGTTTTCATCAGTGgcagatttctttttttcacttcaatttgtttttttctgtttataaATAGTTTTGTATAATGACCATCATGCCCAACGCactataacttttgtttactaaacatgtttttgacatttcaatcagAGTGCGTGAGATCTGGATCTAGCCATCTCGCTCactcctatagaaaattttgaaaacatgtttacaaacaaaagttattgtgctttggacatcacacaataatttttgttttgtaaacatgtttttgacttttctatgagagtgaatgaaacttagatctagtcatctcgctcactccaataggcaattttgaaaacatatttacaaacaaaggttattgtgcgttgatcacaatgcccaacgcataataaattttgttttgtaaacatgtttttgacatttcaatgagagtgaatgaaacagagatctagtcatctccctctctctcataggaaattttgaaaacatgcttacaaacaaaagttattgtgcgttgggcataatgagcGCAATACAGAATGAtttctgttttgtaaacatgtgttTAACAATTAAATTGGAGTTAATAAAAACTAGTTATAatcatcttgctcactctcatatGCAACTTCGACAACATATTTGCAAATCAAAAGTTACTGTTAGCAGGTCATAATGAGCAAAACAAATGCTTtgatttataaacatgtttctgACAGTTTTATGACAGTAAGCAAGATTTTCTGACTTGTCTTTACTCACATATTCTGTTACAAAAATATGGCTACAAAACGGAACATTTAGCCTTGGGACATGGGATGACCTATTGACAAAATCAATAGGACCGTGTCTTGCTATTTCTCTTAAATTATGAGGTTATGAAATTGTCAAGATTCTGTATCGGCATATTACTTTTTGGAGGTACCACTTGAGGGCTCTGTAGAGGACTTCACAAACGTCAAAGTTACAAATGGAATGGGGAAGTCATCTTCAGGATCACTTAGGTGTCTCTCCCTGTAAGTTGTTTCCTTCTGTCAAAATGCTGTCCCTTGGTAGTGGATCGAGGGCGGAGTGTCCAGGGATCTGTGGCCGACGCTATGTGATATCAAGAACAGCGAAGGCATCCGGAAGCATGACGGCGTACTCAACGCCATCTTCATCCTCCTCCGAGTCGGGAATATCACCAGCAGCCACGGTGATTTCATCGGGTGAGTCATCGTGCGCCTGCAAATTACTTCATTTCATGTATGTTTATGGATTTATGAGTTTGGCCGCGGCTACGGGAACTTACCCATCGAGGAATAGCGCCACGGCTGGATGGGGCGCCGGTGAAGCCATTGAGGCATGAGGTGTCACTCGTAAAGGTGGAGGAAACGGTGCTTCGACGGTGCTCTAAATTTTTATATGAAGGTGATGGTGAGTGATCCGAGGCAGCGGTGTGAAACCACGCCGGGGGCCACAGAGGCTGCAATTTAAAGATCAAGAATTGAAGATTTCACTACGCCATGCACGTACTCTCTTGACAAAATACTCACTTATTCTTCAATGAGATCCCATATCATAAGGGAGGCGTCAGTTCCACCAACAGTCACAACCATGCGATCACCACAGAGGAAGCGAGCGCAAGCCAACGTTCCAGAGTACACTTTGGCTTCGGAGTACTCAGCTTTCGGAGTGATACAAGGGTATCTGAAAACAAATTTGGTCCTTAGAGCCGGAAAAATTTAATGTTATATAAAGTTACCTGAAAAGCCTGAGATATCCATCAGCGTCGCCTGAAATCAGCATATCTTGTCCAGTTGCCCGACTGCCCGTTGATATGATAGTGGAATTGGAGGAATAGTATCGATTGTTCCACATTCCAGCCACTACGTAACCCACTGTGCAGTTGAAAGTAGCCCATTTGACATCTTTCATAGCCATTGGACTCTTCTCTGGTGATAATGACTTTACATCCCAGAATAGCAAGTCAAAATCTGTGGTCACTGTTTGGAGATATACCCCGTCGATACTCCAATCCAGATGTGTCAGAGGCTGAGCACCTCGTATCTTATTGACCTTTTTATATGAATATCCATCGCGAGAAACGCGGAATAGATAGATACTGCCATTTTGTGATCCAATAGCTATCATATCTCCAGCTAGGTTGTATCCAATGCAGTTTAGAGGGGAACCACAGACGCGTAGGGTTAACATGGATGCACCATTGTCTGAGTTCATGATAAGTAGGTGACCTTCACTGCTTCCAGCTGCTAAAGCTGAACCGAAGGGATGGAAGGCAAGTGAGATACACTCGTAAGCCACCTGGGATGTCCACAGGAGTTTCTGTTTGCGCCATAGCGCTATATTCTTATCATGTCCAGCTGTGGCAAAGACGTCATCATCTGGATGCGCTGCTAGACCCCACAGTTGACGTCCATGGCCAAAGACTACTTGGTTGAAACGCCTCTGCAAGGAACCTTCCAATATGTTATTTCGCGTTGTGCCAACGTAGATGTTTCCATCATTGCGTCCAGGACGTTGAGGGTAGATAGTGCGGACTCCACCGCTGGATTCTTGAAGCTGCAATAATTTATATTAGGCAGAGCATAAAATGTGCATAAGTAAGGAACTTTACCTTGGTCTCTGTGATTCTCTTATAGTTCTGTAACGAATCCCATGCTATGATCTTACGATCTTTTTCGCCACCGGACAGCAAAGTGCCTTCAGATAGCATCACTAAACAGCTAATGCCCTTTGTATGTGCTTCAAATTCCATTCTAACGAAGTACGCTCCATCCGCATCAACGCTATAAATCGTAATAAAACCATCGCTATCTGCAGTAACAACATCTCCGTCTGGTTCAAACTGGATGCTAGTGATATGCGTACGGGAAGGCTGAAAGAACATGATCATTAGGACGCAGTAAggaagtttaaaaattaaacttacATTCTTAATGATGTCTGTTCTCTCGAAGAAACCATCCTTACGTCTATGCCAGAAAGCCAAGTGACCTCTTCCATGAGTGATGATCAAATTGTCATCCAATGGGTGGAAACATGCACCCGATAGTCCTTCTTGAAGGGTCTGAAATGAAGTGGAAGTTCCTGAGACTGTTCTAGGTTTGAAGTTTTCTAGACGTGATGGTCTTCTTACCGCAACTTTTCCAAGCAAATGTCCCCATTGCCATTGCCAAACGGATAAAATACTCTCACGACCAGCATCCACTGCTAGAACATAGCTACCTCCGTTCTGTAAAGTTTAAGAGTTTTGAGAGAGTATCCTTATTATTAGGAATAGTAGTAATATACCAGTTGTGAAAAAGCAACGGAAGTAACACCCCGATCAAGTTCTCCCATTCCAAAAACGTAAAGCGTTTGAAGAGATTCTGTACTCCAAATGCGTACATGGGCTTGGGATTTTCTGTCACGACCACCTCTCTGTCCAGAAGCCACTAATTCACGAGATGGATGAATATCCATGCACATGATGTCCTCAGTATGACCTGTGTAGTGTCGCTG
Proteins encoded in this window:
- the LOC129804242 gene encoding echinoderm microtubule-associated protein-like CG42247 isoform X2; this translates as MYDSDNEVTFVVLTSPINSQPASYGKKNGMWYASPSNQGWGAASKAERRKSSIIEADVSPSGAAGGGLKASAGRVIRIINNLDHTVQCRVLLNLRTSQPFEEVVEDLGQVLKMTGAKKMYTGSGQEVRSFSQLRNEFADMDTFYLAPGGNPGTTPASPERRSRSRAGMVAPIVAEEPPKGSVRQRARSKSRPRVLYAPENEIVRSNQEYTIVDALKEEPTKVTIKGLRRTFYPPIHHPSIDNSPPDKKLQLHWVHGYRGIDARRNLWVLPSGELLYYVAAVAVLLDREEEAQRHYTGHTEDIMCMDIHPSRELVASGQRGGRDRKSQAHVRIWSTESLQTLYVFGMGELDRGVTSVAFSQLNGGSYVLAVDAGRESILSVWQWQWGHLLGKVATLQEGLSGACFHPLDDNLIITHGRGHLAFWHRRKDGFFERTDIIKNPSRTHITSIQFEPDGDVVTADSDGFITIYSVDADGAYFVRMEFEAHTKGISCLVMLSEGTLLSGGEKDRKIIAWDSLQNYKRITETKLQESSGGVRTIYPQRPGRNDGNIYVGTTRNNILEGSLQRRFNQVVFGHGRQLWGLAAHPDDDVFATAGHDKNIALWRKQKLLWTSQVAYECISLAFHPFGSALAAGSSEGHLLIMNSDNGASMLTLRVCGSPLNCIGYNLAGDMIAIGSQNGSIYLFRVSRDGYSYKKVNKIRGAQPLTHLDWSIDGVYLQTVTTDFDLLFWDVKSLSPEKSPMAMKDVKWATFNCTVGYVVAGMWNNRYYSSNSTIISTGSRATGQDMLISGDADGYLRLFRYPCITPKAEYSEAKVYSGTLACARFLCGDRMVVTVGGTDASLMIWDLIEE
- the LOC129804242 gene encoding echinoderm microtubule-associated protein-like CG42247 isoform X1, producing MSNEDALDDGARASGVASLGMNGAHNPAVPQPSSASINNNASGAVDINGSKAIDVSDDEEFIGGDSAIATSAPATSYWGSSRAISSRAASPAMDNMSEVSSQLPGAPLPRSKSRSDFGASSRYNNASFWKARRVLFYRNGDPFFPGVEYRFKPGRDVATMEALLDKISPRLDLPRGARFVFSMDGDRKYSLEELEDGSSYVVSSFKTFKPASYGKKNGMWYASPSNQGWGAASKAERRKSSIIEADVSPSGAAGGGLKASAGRVIRIINNLDHTVQCRVLLNLRTSQPFEEVVEDLGQVLKMTGAKKMYTGSGQEVRSFSQLRNEFADMDTFYLAPGGNPGTTPASPERRSRSRAGMVAPIVAEEPPKGSVRQRARSKSRPRVLYAPENEIVRSNQEYTIVDALKEEPTKVTIKGLRRTFYPPIHHPSIDNSPPDKKLQLHWVHGYRGIDARRNLWVLPSGELLYYVAAVAVLLDREEEAQRHYTGHTEDIMCMDIHPSRELVASGQRGGRDRKSQAHVRIWSTESLQTLYVFGMGELDRGVTSVAFSQLNGGSYVLAVDAGRESILSVWQWQWGHLLGKVATLQEGLSGACFHPLDDNLIITHGRGHLAFWHRRKDGFFERTDIIKNPSRTHITSIQFEPDGDVVTADSDGFITIYSVDADGAYFVRMEFEAHTKGISCLVMLSEGTLLSGGEKDRKIIAWDSLQNYKRITETKLQESSGGVRTIYPQRPGRNDGNIYVGTTRNNILEGSLQRRFNQVVFGHGRQLWGLAAHPDDDVFATAGHDKNIALWRKQKLLWTSQVAYECISLAFHPFGSALAAGSSEGHLLIMNSDNGASMLTLRVCGSPLNCIGYNLAGDMIAIGSQNGSIYLFRVSRDGYSYKKVNKIRGAQPLTHLDWSIDGVYLQTVTTDFDLLFWDVKSLSPEKSPMAMKDVKWATFNCTVGYVVAGMWNNRYYSSNSTIISTGSRATGQDMLISGDADGYLRLFRYPCITPKAEYSEAKVYSGTLACARFLCGDRMVVTVGGTDASLMIWDLIEE